One window from the genome of Strix uralensis isolate ZFMK-TIS-50842 chromosome 22, bStrUra1, whole genome shotgun sequence encodes:
- the CCDC47 gene encoding PAT complex subunit CCDC47, with product MKNLYIFIAVLFIPWSFSLAKYDEFEDGDDIMEYDDNDFAEFEDVNEDAVTESPQRIITTEDDEEEATVELEGQDENQEDFDDADAQEGDTESEPYDDEEFEGYEEKPDASHSKNKDPITIVNVPAHLQNSWESYYMEILMVTGLLAYIMNYIIGKNKNNRLAHAWFNTHRELLESNFALVGDDGTNKEATSTGKLNQENEHIYNLWCSGRVCCEGMLIQLKFLKRQDLLNVLARMMRPASDQVQIKVTMNDEDMDTYVFAVGTRKALVRLQKEMQDLSEFCSDKPKSGAKYGLPDSLAILSEMGEVTEGMMDAKMIHFLTHYADKIESVQFSDQFSGPKLMQEEGQLTKLPETKKTLLFTFNVPGSGNTSPKDMESLLPLMSMVIYSIDKAKKFRLNREGKQKADKNRARVEENFLKLTHVQRQEAAQSRREEKKRAEKERIMNEEDPEKQRRLEEAALRREQKKLEKKQMKMKQIKVKAM from the exons atgaagaatttatatatttttattgctgtcCTTTTCATCCCATGGAGTTTTTCTTTGGCAAAGTATGATGAATTTGAGGATGGAGATGACATTATGGAATATGATGATAATGACTTTGCTGAATTTGAAGATGTTAATGAAGATGCAGTCACAGAGTCTCCCCAGAGGATCATCACCacagaagatgatgaagaagaagCCACTGTAGAGCTTGAAGGTCAGGATGAGAATCAGGAGGACTTTGATGATGCAGATGCACAG GAAGGTGATACTGAGAGTGAACCGTATGATGATGAGGAATTTGAAGGCTATGAAGAGAAACCAGATGCATCTCATAGCAAAAATAAAGACCCCATAACAATAGTTAAT GTCCCTGCTCACCTTCAAAACAGCTGGGAGAGTTACTACATGGAGATCCTGATGGTAACAGGTCTTCTCGCTTACATCATGAATTACATCATTGGGAAGAACAAAAACAACCGTCTGGCTCATGCGTGGTTCAATACTCACAGGGAGCTGCTAGAAAGTAACTTTGCTCTTGTTG GCGATGATGGCACTAATAAAGAAGCTACAAGCACTGGGAAACTAAATCaagaaaatgaacacatttaTAACTTGTGGTGCTCTGGAAGGGTGTGCTGTGAAGGAATGCTCATCCAGCTAAAG TTTCTCAAGAGACAAGACCTACTGAACGTTCTTGCGCGCATGATGAGGCCAGCTTCTGACCAAGTG CAAATAAAAGTAACAATGAATGATGAAGATATGGACACCTACGTGTTTGCCGTTGGAACGAGAAAAGCATTGGTGCGACTTCAGAAAGAGATGCAGGACTTG AGTGAGTTCTGCAGTGATAAACCTAAGTCTGGTGCAAAATATGGGCTTCCAGATTCGCTGGCTATCTTGTCGGAGATGGGGGAGGTCACAGAGGGAATGATGGACGCTAAG ATGATACATTTCCTCACGCACTATGCTGACAAGATTGAGTCCGTCCAATTCTCGGACCAGTTCTCCGGTCCAAAACTTATGCAAGA GGAGGGTCAGCTTACAAAACTGCCCGAAACTAAAAAGACACTTTTGTTTACATTTAATG TGCCTGGTTCAGGCAACACTTCCCCAAAGGACATGGAGTCTTTGCTGCCTCTGATGAGCATGGTTATCTACTCTATTGACAAAGCAAAGAAGTTCCGTCTGAACAGAGAA ggtaaacaaaaagctgacaaGAACAGGGCTCGTGTAGAAGAGAACTTCCTTAAACTGACTCACGTGCAAAGGCAGGAGGCTGCCCAGTCCCGTCGAGAAGAGAAAAAACGGGCAGAGAAGGAGCGAATCATGAACGAAGAGGATCCTGAAAAACAGCGTCGGCTGGAG GAAGCTGCTTTGCGGCGTGAGCAGAAGAAACTTGAGAAGAAGCAGATGAAGATGAAGCAAATCAAAGTGAAAGCTATGTGA
- the DDX42 gene encoding ATP-dependent RNA helicase DDX42 isoform X1, with product MNWNKGGPGTKRGFGFGGFAITPGKKEEPKLSQQSHSAFGTAGSSAAFAKSGPPQLPSFYKIGSKRANFDEENAYFEDEEEDSSNVELPYIPAENSPTRQQFHSKSADSDSDDDPLEAFMAEVEDQAARDMKRLEDKDKEKKNVKGIRDDIEEEDDQEAYFRYMAENPTAGVVQEEEEDNLEYDSDGNPIAPSKKIIDPLPPIDHSEIEYPPFEKNFYDEHEEITSLTPQQVVELRHKLNLRVSGAAPPRPGSSFAHFGFDEQLMHQIRKSEYTQPTPIQCQGVPVALSGRDMIGIAKTGSGKTAAFIWPMLIHIMDQKELEPGDGPIAVIVCPTRELCQQIHSECKRFGKAYNLRSVAVYGGGSMWEQAKALQEGAEIVVCTPGRLIDHVKKKATNLQRVTYLVFDEADRMFDMGFEYQVRSVASHVRPDRQTLLFSATFRKKIEKLARDILIDPIRVVQGDIGEANEDVTQIVEIFPSGPSKWNWLTRRLVEFTSSGSVLLFVTKKANAEELANNLKQEDHNLGLLHGDMDQSERNKVISEFKKKGIPILVATDVAARGLDIPSIKTVINYDVARDIDTHTHRIGRTGRAGEKGVAYTLLTPKDSNFAGDLVRNLEGANQHVSKELLDLAMQNPWFRKSRFKGGKGKKLNIGGGGLGYRERPGLGSENSDRGNNNSVMSNYEAYKPSTGAMGDRLTAMKAAFQSQYKSHFVAASLNNQKTGSSAAGASGWTSAGSLNSVPTSSAQQNAANPDSPIAAAAAAKGVPGFTSTGNLSSVPTFPSVGVQGFNNTTTSTNNREAIGSSGTGVAAGGGGGGVGGGGGGVVRERYNDNRNSRHNEVPRRGEGGGRYNDVQRHGEGGGRHSDAYRHGEGRHGDSHRHAESRHFADGGSSNRNNGDSRNNNDGRNNENRNGENRKDGNSRDNKTDGFAVPEPPKRKKSRWDS from the exons ATGAATTGGAATAAAGGTGGACCTGGTACTAAGAGAGGCTTTGGTTTTGGTGGATTTGCCATAACGCCTGGAAAAAAAGAGGAGCCTAAGCTCTCTCAACAGTCTCATAGTGCTTTTGGAACAGCCGGTTCTTCTGCTGCATTTGCGAAATCGGGACCTCCTCAGCTGCCTTCTTTCTACAAAATTGGGTCAAAGCGAGCAAATTTTGATGAAGAGAATGC atactttgaggatgaagaggaagattCCAGCAATGTCGAATTGCCGTACATTCCCGCAGAGAATTCCCCCACTCGCCAGCAGTTTCATTCCAAATCAGCAGACTCTGACAGCGATGATGATCCTCTGGAGGCATTCATGGCTGAAGTGGAG GATCAAGCTGCTCGAGACATGAAGAGACTTGAagataaagacaaagaaaaaaagaatgttaa GGGTATTCGAGATGACATTGAAGAGGAAGATGACCAA GAAGCTTATTTTCGCTACATGGCTGAAAACCCCACTGCTGGTGTGGtccaagaagaggaagaggataacCTGGAGTATGATAGTGATGGGAATCCAATTGCACCATCCAAAAAAATCATTGATCCTCTTCCACCTATTGACCATTCAGAG ATTGAATATCCACCATTTGAGAAAAATTTCTATGATGAGCACGAGGAGATCACCAGTCTCACCCCGCAGCAAGTGGTGGAGTTACGGCATAAGCTAAATCTCCGG GTCTCCGGTGCTGCTCCTCCAAGGCCTGGCAGTAGTTTTGCTCATTTTGGGTTTGATGAGCAACTTATGCATCAAATTAGGAAATCCGAGTATACCCAGCCGACTCCTATCCAGTGTCAG GGTGTTCCAGTTGCACTAAGTGGCAGGGATATGATTGGGATAGCTAAGACTGGAAGTGGAAAAACAGCAGCCTTCATCTGGCCGATGCTGATTCACATCATGGATCAAAAGGAGCTTGAACCAGGGGATGGTCCCATTGCAGTGATCGTCTGCCCAACCAGAGAGCTTTGCCAACAG ATCCATTCCGAATGTAAGCGCTTTGGTAAGGCATATAATCTGCGCTCCGTAGCTGTGTATGGAGGAGGAAGCATGTGGGAGCAAGCCAAAGCTCTCCAGGAGGGGGCAGAGATAGTTGTCTGCACACCA ggtcGTTTGATTGATCATGTGAAAAAGAAAGCTACAAACCTTCAAAGAGTCACTTACCTTGTGTTTGATGAAGCTGACAGAATGTTTGACATGGGTTTTG AGTATCAGGTCAGATCAGTCGCAAGCCACGTACGTCCTGACAGACAGA ccCTCTTGTTCAGTGCCACTTTCCGTAAGAAGATTGAGAAATTGGCCCGAGATATTCTGATCGACCCGATTCGAGTTGTGCAGGGAGACATTGGAGAG GCAAATGAAGATGTTACTCAAATTGTGGAGATTTTCCCCTCTGGCCCTAGCAAGTGGAACTGGCTGACTCGACGCCTTGTGGAGTTCACATCGTCTGGGAGTGTTCTCCTGTTTGTCACCAAGAAGGCAAATGCAGAAGAGCTGGCCAATAACCTCAAGCAGGAGGATCATAATCTGGGGCTGCTTCATGGTGACATGGACCAGAGTGAGAGGAATAAAGTCAtttcagaatttaagaaaaagggGATCCCGATACTGGTAGCTACTGATGTGGCAG CTCGTGGGTTAGATATTCCTTCCATTAAGACTGTTATCAATTATGATGTGGCTCGGGACATCGATACGCACACCCATAGAATTGGCCGTACTGGCAGAGCCGGCGAGAAGGGTGTTGCCTACACTCTGCTGACTCCCAAAGACAGTAACTTTGCTGGTGATCTTGTCAGAAACCTGGAAGGCGCTAATCAACACGTTTCCAAAGAGCTGTTGGATCTAGCGATGCAG AATCCGTGGTTCCGGAAATCACGTTTCAAAGGAGGAAAAGGCAAGAAGCTGAATATTGGTGGTGGTGGCTTAGGATACCGTGAACGTCCTGGTCTGGGATCAGAAAATTCT GATCGTGGAAACAACAACAGTGTGATGAGTAACTATGAGGCGTACAAGCCATCCACTGGGGCGATGGGAGACAGGCTTACGGCaatgaaagcagcttttcag TCCCAGTATAAGAGCCATTTTGTTGCTGCAAGTTTAAACAATCAAAAGACTGGTAGCTCCGCTGCTGGTGCGAGTGGCTGGACCAGCGCTGGGAGCTTGAACTCGGTACCGACGAGTTCAGCACAGCAAAATGCTGCAAATCCTGACAGCCCCATTGCAGCCGCCGCAGCAGCGAAGGGTGTTCCAGGTTTCACCAGCACGGGGAATTTGAGCAGCGTTCCCACCTTTCCAAGCGTCGGAGTACAGGGCTTCAACAACACAACTACCAGCACCAACAATCGAGAAGCCATCGGCAGCAGCGGCACCGGCGTTGCCGCtggtggcggcggtggcggggttggcggcggcggtggcggcgtTGTCAGAGAACGATACAACGACAACCGGAACAGTCGCCACAACGAGGTCCCGCGCCGTGGAGAGGGTGGCGGGCGCTACAACGACGTGCAGCGCCACGGAGAAGGAGGCGGTCGCCACAGTGACGCTTACCGACACGGAGAGGGCCGACACGGCGACAGCCATCGCCACGCTGAGAGCCGGCACTTCGCCGACGGGGGCAGCAGCAATCGCAATAACGGCGACAGCAGGAACAACAACGACGGTAGGAACAACGAGAACAGGAATGGTGAGAACAGGAAGGATGGCAACAGCCGAGACAACAAGACAGATGGGTTTGCTGTCCCAGAGCCCCCAAAACGTAAGAAGAGCCGGTGGGACAGTTAA
- the DDX42 gene encoding ATP-dependent RNA helicase DDX42 isoform X2 yields MAENPTAGVVQEEEEDNLEYDSDGNPIAPSKKIIDPLPPIDHSEIEYPPFEKNFYDEHEEITSLTPQQVVELRHKLNLRVSGAAPPRPGSSFAHFGFDEQLMHQIRKSEYTQPTPIQCQGVPVALSGRDMIGIAKTGSGKTAAFIWPMLIHIMDQKELEPGDGPIAVIVCPTRELCQQIHSECKRFGKAYNLRSVAVYGGGSMWEQAKALQEGAEIVVCTPGRLIDHVKKKATNLQRVTYLVFDEADRMFDMGFEYQVRSVASHVRPDRQTLLFSATFRKKIEKLARDILIDPIRVVQGDIGEANEDVTQIVEIFPSGPSKWNWLTRRLVEFTSSGSVLLFVTKKANAEELANNLKQEDHNLGLLHGDMDQSERNKVISEFKKKGIPILVATDVAARGLDIPSIKTVINYDVARDIDTHTHRIGRTGRAGEKGVAYTLLTPKDSNFAGDLVRNLEGANQHVSKELLDLAMQNPWFRKSRFKGGKGKKLNIGGGGLGYRERPGLGSENSDRGNNNSVMSNYEAYKPSTGAMGDRLTAMKAAFQSQYKSHFVAASLNNQKTGSSAAGASGWTSAGSLNSVPTSSAQQNAANPDSPIAAAAAAKGVPGFTSTGNLSSVPTFPSVGVQGFNNTTTSTNNREAIGSSGTGVAAGGGGGGVGGGGGGVVRERYNDNRNSRHNEVPRRGEGGGRYNDVQRHGEGGGRHSDAYRHGEGRHGDSHRHAESRHFADGGSSNRNNGDSRNNNDGRNNENRNGENRKDGNSRDNKTDGFAVPEPPKRKKSRWDS; encoded by the exons ATGGCTGAAAACCCCACTGCTGGTGTGGtccaagaagaggaagaggataacCTGGAGTATGATAGTGATGGGAATCCAATTGCACCATCCAAAAAAATCATTGATCCTCTTCCACCTATTGACCATTCAGAG ATTGAATATCCACCATTTGAGAAAAATTTCTATGATGAGCACGAGGAGATCACCAGTCTCACCCCGCAGCAAGTGGTGGAGTTACGGCATAAGCTAAATCTCCGG GTCTCCGGTGCTGCTCCTCCAAGGCCTGGCAGTAGTTTTGCTCATTTTGGGTTTGATGAGCAACTTATGCATCAAATTAGGAAATCCGAGTATACCCAGCCGACTCCTATCCAGTGTCAG GGTGTTCCAGTTGCACTAAGTGGCAGGGATATGATTGGGATAGCTAAGACTGGAAGTGGAAAAACAGCAGCCTTCATCTGGCCGATGCTGATTCACATCATGGATCAAAAGGAGCTTGAACCAGGGGATGGTCCCATTGCAGTGATCGTCTGCCCAACCAGAGAGCTTTGCCAACAG ATCCATTCCGAATGTAAGCGCTTTGGTAAGGCATATAATCTGCGCTCCGTAGCTGTGTATGGAGGAGGAAGCATGTGGGAGCAAGCCAAAGCTCTCCAGGAGGGGGCAGAGATAGTTGTCTGCACACCA ggtcGTTTGATTGATCATGTGAAAAAGAAAGCTACAAACCTTCAAAGAGTCACTTACCTTGTGTTTGATGAAGCTGACAGAATGTTTGACATGGGTTTTG AGTATCAGGTCAGATCAGTCGCAAGCCACGTACGTCCTGACAGACAGA ccCTCTTGTTCAGTGCCACTTTCCGTAAGAAGATTGAGAAATTGGCCCGAGATATTCTGATCGACCCGATTCGAGTTGTGCAGGGAGACATTGGAGAG GCAAATGAAGATGTTACTCAAATTGTGGAGATTTTCCCCTCTGGCCCTAGCAAGTGGAACTGGCTGACTCGACGCCTTGTGGAGTTCACATCGTCTGGGAGTGTTCTCCTGTTTGTCACCAAGAAGGCAAATGCAGAAGAGCTGGCCAATAACCTCAAGCAGGAGGATCATAATCTGGGGCTGCTTCATGGTGACATGGACCAGAGTGAGAGGAATAAAGTCAtttcagaatttaagaaaaagggGATCCCGATACTGGTAGCTACTGATGTGGCAG CTCGTGGGTTAGATATTCCTTCCATTAAGACTGTTATCAATTATGATGTGGCTCGGGACATCGATACGCACACCCATAGAATTGGCCGTACTGGCAGAGCCGGCGAGAAGGGTGTTGCCTACACTCTGCTGACTCCCAAAGACAGTAACTTTGCTGGTGATCTTGTCAGAAACCTGGAAGGCGCTAATCAACACGTTTCCAAAGAGCTGTTGGATCTAGCGATGCAG AATCCGTGGTTCCGGAAATCACGTTTCAAAGGAGGAAAAGGCAAGAAGCTGAATATTGGTGGTGGTGGCTTAGGATACCGTGAACGTCCTGGTCTGGGATCAGAAAATTCT GATCGTGGAAACAACAACAGTGTGATGAGTAACTATGAGGCGTACAAGCCATCCACTGGGGCGATGGGAGACAGGCTTACGGCaatgaaagcagcttttcag TCCCAGTATAAGAGCCATTTTGTTGCTGCAAGTTTAAACAATCAAAAGACTGGTAGCTCCGCTGCTGGTGCGAGTGGCTGGACCAGCGCTGGGAGCTTGAACTCGGTACCGACGAGTTCAGCACAGCAAAATGCTGCAAATCCTGACAGCCCCATTGCAGCCGCCGCAGCAGCGAAGGGTGTTCCAGGTTTCACCAGCACGGGGAATTTGAGCAGCGTTCCCACCTTTCCAAGCGTCGGAGTACAGGGCTTCAACAACACAACTACCAGCACCAACAATCGAGAAGCCATCGGCAGCAGCGGCACCGGCGTTGCCGCtggtggcggcggtggcggggttggcggcggcggtggcggcgtTGTCAGAGAACGATACAACGACAACCGGAACAGTCGCCACAACGAGGTCCCGCGCCGTGGAGAGGGTGGCGGGCGCTACAACGACGTGCAGCGCCACGGAGAAGGAGGCGGTCGCCACAGTGACGCTTACCGACACGGAGAGGGCCGACACGGCGACAGCCATCGCCACGCTGAGAGCCGGCACTTCGCCGACGGGGGCAGCAGCAATCGCAATAACGGCGACAGCAGGAACAACAACGACGGTAGGAACAACGAGAACAGGAATGGTGAGAACAGGAAGGATGGCAACAGCCGAGACAACAAGACAGATGGGTTTGCTGTCCCAGAGCCCCCAAAACGTAAGAAGAGCCGGTGGGACAGTTAA